In Oncorhynchus tshawytscha isolate Ot180627B linkage group LG28, Otsh_v2.0, whole genome shotgun sequence, a genomic segment contains:
- the LOC112226975 gene encoding deubiquitinating protein VCPIP1, which yields MSLLQGSKKKDKRILSGTCPDPKCQARLFFPAYGSISIECTECGQRHEQNNLLNVEEVTDPDVVLHNLLRNALLGVTGAPKKGTELVKVMGLSNYHCKLLSPILTRYGMDKQTGKAKLLREMNQGEMFDCSLLGDRAFLIEHEHVSTVGYGKDRSGSLIYLHDTLEEIKKANSNKECIIPVHVDGDGHCLVHAVSRALVGRELFWHALRENLKQNFKQNLDRYKALFQDFIDAAEWEDIINECDPLFIPPEGVPLGLRNIHIFGLANVLHRPIILLDSLSGMRSSGDYSATFLPGLVPEEQCKGKDGKFNKPICIAWSSSGRNHYIPLVGIKNTLLPKLPPRLLPKAWGVPQELIKKYINLEQDGSCVIAGDRSLQDKYVMRLVNAMEEIFMEKHGIHPSLVADVHQYVYRRTGMIGVQPEEVTEAARKSVMENRLHRCLICNALSELHVLPEWLAPGGKLYNLAKSTHGQLRPDKNYSFPLNNVVCSYDPEKDILIPDYKLSTLNTCNWCHGTSVRHIHGNGSVVYLDGDRTNTRSQGGKCGCGFKHYWEGKEYDNLPEAFPITLEWGGRVVRETVYWFQYEVEVTLNSNVYDVAMKLVTKHFPGEFGSELLVQKVVNTILHHTAKKNPDEYNPVSIDGAHAQRLTDVVEIQQAIDTQPPTKIILTGQKSKTIHKEELTMSKAERSLQQSISEQALVTQKRRTDRLKQEQKGVQGHGRPSSPSATQEPSSSAPATPTKSSFTSSKEKKIRVTTSDGRQAMLTLQAQTTFSELQRSIANEFIVSPAQQCIRHGFPPKELLPPKDGEENEPVALQHGDRVTVEILRGPEDHKVSTPSASSSHSSLHSLHSVKSDDTVTSSRMNTSRELQENIDLEMSSLCLLATLMGEDVWSYAKKLPHLFQQGGVFFNIVKKDMGLMDGKHCTLPHLTGKTFVYNAAEECLELCVDAAGHFPVGPDVEDLVKEALVQLRSEAASRSREGSPSHSLLRLGSGGVVRKKEQLQSVNAFQGKGHSLGSAPGGSPPEHKPITRQHSSGVDLSASVSKGPDLSDISEDATKELVRMAPGFVTMKDSRHLDPSMIEEQRKKLQEMVSSIQASMDRHLREQSNAGAGTGGPAERTSGAKMSASQSTPGVGEQEASSMDVSTAGAHGTPVKAGNKPDGKDAGSEELEEMDSQDAEHTNALEPMDHS from the exons ATGTCGTTGCTACAAGGCTCAAAGAAAAAGGACAAGCGTATTTTGTCCGGTACCTGCCCAGACCCGAAATGCCAGGCGAGGCTATTCTTCCCTGCTTACGGCTCGATCAGCATTGAATGCACTGAATGTGGCCAACGCCACGAACAGAATAATCTTTTAAACGTGGAAGAAGTAACTGATCCAGACGTTGTACTGCACAATTTGTTAAGAAATGCCCTACTCGGTGTCACTGGAGCCCCAAAGAAGGGAACCGAGCTGGTGAAAGTGATGGGGCTTTCCAACTACCATTGCAagctcctctctcctattctcacAAGGTATGGAATGGATAAGCAGACGGGAAAAGCGAAACTGCTGAGGGAAATGAATCAAGGAGAGATGTTCGACTGCTCACTTCTAGGTGATCGGGCGTTTCTAATCGAACATGAGCATGTATCTACAGTTGGCTATGGCAAGGACAGATCCGGGAGCCTGATATACCTCCACGACACTTTGGAGGAGATTAAGAAAGCTAACAGCAACAAAGAATGCATAATACCTGTTCATGTGGATGGAGATGGACATTGCCTTGTTCATGCTGTGTCCAGGGCCCTGGTAGGCAGAGAACTGTTCTGGCATGCCTTAAGAGAGAATTTGAAACAGAATTTCAAGCAAAATCTGGATCGCTACAAGGCACTCTTTCAGGATTTTATTGATGCAGCTGAATGGGAAGACATCATCAACGAATGTGACCCCCTTTTTATCCCACCGGAGGGTGTGCCACTGGGACTTCGAAACATTCACATATTTGGCTTGGCTAATGTGCTGCACCGCCCCATAATCTTGTTAGATTCACTGAGTGGAATGAGGAGCTCTGGGGATTACTCTGCAACTTTTCTCCCTGGGCTTGTACCGGAAGAGCAGTGCAAGGGAAAAGATGGGAAGTTCAACAAGCCTATATGTATCGCCTGGAGTAGCTCTGGGCGTAACCACTACATCCCTCTTGTCGGAATAAAAAACACCCTCCTCCCCAAGCTGCCGCCCAGGCTTCTCCCCAAAGCTTGGGGGGTCCCACAGGAGCTCATCAAGAAGTACATTAATTTGGAACAAGACGGGAGCTGCGTCATCGCGGGAGACCGGAGCTTACAAGACAAGTATGTGATGAGACTGGTCAATGCCATGGAGGAGATCTTCATGGAGAAGCATGGAATCCACCCCTCCCTGGTGGCAGACGTGCATCAGTACGTTTACAGACGGACCGGTATGATCGGCGTCCAACCCGAAGAGGTGACTGAGGCTGCCAGGAAATCAGTCATGGAAAACCGGCTTCATCGCTGTCTGATCTGCAATGCACTCTCTGAGCTTCATGTTCTACCTGAGTGGCTGGCTCCAGGTGGTAAGCTCTACAACCTGGCTAAATCCACCCACGGGCAGCTCAGACCCGACAAGAACTACAGCTTTCCGTTGAACAATGTGGTCTGCTCTTATGACCCAGAGAAAGACATCCTCATTCCTGACTACAAACTAAGCACCTTGAACACCTGCAACTGGTGCCACGGCACCTCAGTGCGCCACATCCATGGCAACGGCTCTGTGGTGTACTTAGATGGAGACCGAACCAACACCCGCTCCCAGGGGGGAAAGTGCGGCTGCGGCTTCAAACACTACTGGGAGGGAAAGGAGTATGACAATCTGCCAGAGGCTTTCCCCATCACTCTGGAGTGGGGTGGGCGTGTCGTGCGGGAGACAGTGTACTGGTTCCAGTATGAGGTTGAGGTGACCCTGAACAGCAACGTCTATGATGTTGCCATGAAACTggttaccaagcatttccctgggGAGTTTGGGAGTGAGCTCCTAGTGCAGAAAGTGGTGAACACCATTTTGCATCACACTGCCAAGAAGAACCCAGATGAGTATAACCCAGTCTCCATTGATGGTGCGCATGCTCAGAGACTCACAGACGTGGTGGAAATCCAGCAGGCCATTGACACACAGCCACCGACTAAGATCATACTAACTGGGCAGAAATCAAAGACCATTCACAAAGAGGAGTTGACCATGAGTAAAGCAGAGCGGAGCCTTCAGCAGAGCATCAGCGAACAGGCCCTAGTGACCCAGAAAAGGAGGACAGATCGACTGAAGCAGGAGCAGAAGGGAGTCCAGGGACATGGGCGGCCGTCCTCTCCGAGTGCTACTCAGGAACCTTCCTCATCCGCTCCAGCCACGCCCACCAAATCTTCCTTCACTTCCAGCAAGGAGAAGAAGATCCGTGTCACCACTAGCGACGGGCGGCAGGCCATGCTCACTCTACAGGCTCAAACCACCTTTTCTGAGCTCCAGAGGAGCATTGCGAACGAGTTCATTGTGTCTCCAGCCCAGCAATGTATTCGACATGGGTTTCCCCCCAAAGAACTTTTACCTCccaaggatggagaggagaatgagCCTGTGGCTCTCCAACATGGGGACAGGGTGACTGTGGAGATCCTGAGAGGTCCAGAGGATCACAAGGTTTCCACCCCAAGTGCTTCCAGTTCCCATTCATCCCTGCATTCCCTCCACTCTGTGAAGAGTGATGATACAGTGACTTCCAGCAGAATGAATACTAGCAGAGAGCTGCAGGAGAACATTGACCTTGAgatgtcctccctctgtctcctagCAACCTTAATGG GAGAAGATGTCTGGTCATATGCAAAAAAACTGCCTCACTTATTCCAGCAAGGTGGAGTTTTCTTCAACATTGTGAAGAAAGATATGG GCCTGATGGATGGCAAGCACTGCACCCTCCCACACTTGACTGGAAAGACGTTTGTGTACAACGCAGCAGAGGAGTGTCTGGAGCTGTGTGTGGATGCAGCGGGACACTTCCCCGTGGGCCCTGACGTGGAGGACCTTGTCAAGGAGGCCCTGGTGCAGCTCCGCTCTGAGGCTGCCTCCAGGAGTCGGGAGGGAAGCCCCTCTCACAGCCTGCTGAGGCTCGGAAGTGGAGGTGTGGTGCGCAAGAAGGAGCAGCTCCAGAGTGTCAACGCCTTCCAAGGTAAGGGCCACTCCCTGGGCAGCGCCCCAGGCGGCTCTCCCCCTGAACACAAGCCCATCACCCGCCAGCACAGCAGCGGGGTGGACCTGAGCGCCAGCGTCTCAAAGGGACCTGACCTCTCTGACATCTCAGAAGATGCAACCAAGGAGCTGGTGCGCATGGCTCCTGGTTTCGTCACCATGAAAGACAGCCGACACCTAGACCCTAGTATGATCGAAGAACAGAGGAAAAAACTACAGGAGATGGTCTCATCCATCCAAGCCTCCATGGACAGGCACCTGAGGGAGCAGAGCAATGCAGGGGCAGGCACTGGGGGCCCTGCAGAGAGGACAAGTGGGGCTAAGATGAGTGCTTCCCAATCTACCCCAGGGGTAGGTGAACAGGAAGCCTCTTCTATGGACGTATCTACTGCTGGTGCTCATGGCACACCAGTGAAGGCAGGGAACAAGCCTGATGGAAAGGATGCAGGGTCAGAGGAGCTGGAGGAAATGGATAGCCAGGATGCAGAGCATACCAACGCCCTGGAGCCGATGGATCATTCCTGA